In Tenebrio molitor chromosome 6, icTenMoli1.1, whole genome shotgun sequence, one genomic interval encodes:
- the LOC138132478 gene encoding fatty acid hydroxylase domain-containing protein 2-like isoform X1, with the protein MYGKSASKRNKKRKLWKTKQLKMLGEYEDESSSSGGEITPTRKSASVGTVQSGAQQNLSILSSLRSVLIVISSALICFAAARNSITWHCQRFWGASGDFWQAQWDKFLDTVGEDPFNLWVYGTTVLSLGVYWLFGGIYTLLDVTNKPAALRRYKIQPGTNEPVDNKKLFNVLWCVFFNQIIVGLPSTFIMYWAMSWRGFPALRELPTFHWVLYELAVHILVEEAAFYYSHRLLHNRHLYKIIHKQHHEWTAPIAVTAIYCHPIEHLFSNLLPPFLGVFIMGSHVATAWLWFTLALLSTLNAHSGYHLPFFPSPEAHDFHHLKFNNCFGVLGVLDRLHGTDTNFRSSRAYPRHIMMLSFIPPREAFPEPNPCKHKLGKQ; encoded by the exons ATGTACGGCAAAAGCGCGAGCAAACGCAACAAGAAGAGGAAACTGTGGAAGACGAAAC AGTTGAAGATGTTGGGTGAGTACGAGGACGAGTCGTCCTCTTCGGGGGGCGAGATCACGCCCACGCGCAAATCCGCCTCCGTGGGGACGGTCCAGAGCGGTGCCCAACAAAACCTCTCGATCCTCTCGTCGCTGCGGAGCGTCCTGATCGTCATCAGTTCGGCGCTGATTTGCTTCGCCGCCGCCAGAAACTCCATAACTTG GCACTGTCAGAGATTCTGGGGGGCGTCGGGCGACTTCTGGCAGGCCCAGTGGGACAAATTTTTGGATACCGTGGGCGAGGACCCCTTCAACCTGTGGGTCTACGGAACAACGGTCTTGAGTCTGGGGGTGTATTGGCTCTTCGGAGGAATCTACACTCTTCTGGACGTGACGAACAAGCCTGCAGCCTTGCGCCGTTACAAGATCCAACCCGGAACGAACGAGCCCGTCGACAATAAGAAACTTTTCAAT GTGTTGTGGTGCGTGTTCTTCAACCAAATCATTGTCGGCCTTCCCTCCACTTTCATCATGTACTGGGCCATGTCCTGGAGGGGTTTCCCTGCGCTGCGCGAGCTCCCCACCTTCCACTGGGTCTTGTACGAATTGGCCGTGCACATCCTCGTCGAAGAGGCCGCTTTCTACTACTCCCACAG ACTCCTCCACAATCGCCACCTCTACAAGATCATCCACAAGCAGCACCACGAATGGACCGCCCCCATCGCCGTCACCGCAATCTACTGCCACCCGATCGAGCATCTCTTCTCCAACCTTCTGCCCCCCTTCTTGGGGGTGTTCATTATGGGGTCCCACGTCGCCACGGCCTGGCTCTGGTTCACTTTGGCGCTGTTGTCGACCTTGAACGCGCACTCCGGTTACCATCTCCCCTTCTTCCCGTCGCCCGAAGCCCACGACTTTCACCATCTCAA ATTTAACAACTGTTTTGGGGTGTTGGGAGTTCTGGATCGCCTCCACGGAACCGACACCAACTTCCGGTCGTCCCGCGCCTATCCGCGCCACATCATGATGCTAAGCTTCATCCCTCCCAGGGAGGCGTTCCCCGAACCGAATCCTTGCAAACACAAATTGGGGAAACAGTAA
- the LOC138132478 gene encoding fatty acid hydroxylase domain-containing protein 2-like isoform X2, giving the protein MLGEYEDESSSSGGEITPTRKSASVGTVQSGAQQNLSILSSLRSVLIVISSALICFAAARNSITWHCQRFWGASGDFWQAQWDKFLDTVGEDPFNLWVYGTTVLSLGVYWLFGGIYTLLDVTNKPAALRRYKIQPGTNEPVDNKKLFNVLWCVFFNQIIVGLPSTFIMYWAMSWRGFPALRELPTFHWVLYELAVHILVEEAAFYYSHRLLHNRHLYKIIHKQHHEWTAPIAVTAIYCHPIEHLFSNLLPPFLGVFIMGSHVATAWLWFTLALLSTLNAHSGYHLPFFPSPEAHDFHHLKFNNCFGVLGVLDRLHGTDTNFRSSRAYPRHIMMLSFIPPREAFPEPNPCKHKLGKQ; this is encoded by the exons ATGTTGGGTGAGTACGAGGACGAGTCGTCCTCTTCGGGGGGCGAGATCACGCCCACGCGCAAATCCGCCTCCGTGGGGACGGTCCAGAGCGGTGCCCAACAAAACCTCTCGATCCTCTCGTCGCTGCGGAGCGTCCTGATCGTCATCAGTTCGGCGCTGATTTGCTTCGCCGCCGCCAGAAACTCCATAACTTG GCACTGTCAGAGATTCTGGGGGGCGTCGGGCGACTTCTGGCAGGCCCAGTGGGACAAATTTTTGGATACCGTGGGCGAGGACCCCTTCAACCTGTGGGTCTACGGAACAACGGTCTTGAGTCTGGGGGTGTATTGGCTCTTCGGAGGAATCTACACTCTTCTGGACGTGACGAACAAGCCTGCAGCCTTGCGCCGTTACAAGATCCAACCCGGAACGAACGAGCCCGTCGACAATAAGAAACTTTTCAAT GTGTTGTGGTGCGTGTTCTTCAACCAAATCATTGTCGGCCTTCCCTCCACTTTCATCATGTACTGGGCCATGTCCTGGAGGGGTTTCCCTGCGCTGCGCGAGCTCCCCACCTTCCACTGGGTCTTGTACGAATTGGCCGTGCACATCCTCGTCGAAGAGGCCGCTTTCTACTACTCCCACAG ACTCCTCCACAATCGCCACCTCTACAAGATCATCCACAAGCAGCACCACGAATGGACCGCCCCCATCGCCGTCACCGCAATCTACTGCCACCCGATCGAGCATCTCTTCTCCAACCTTCTGCCCCCCTTCTTGGGGGTGTTCATTATGGGGTCCCACGTCGCCACGGCCTGGCTCTGGTTCACTTTGGCGCTGTTGTCGACCTTGAACGCGCACTCCGGTTACCATCTCCCCTTCTTCCCGTCGCCCGAAGCCCACGACTTTCACCATCTCAA ATTTAACAACTGTTTTGGGGTGTTGGGAGTTCTGGATCGCCTCCACGGAACCGACACCAACTTCCGGTCGTCCCGCGCCTATCCGCGCCACATCATGATGCTAAGCTTCATCCCTCCCAGGGAGGCGTTCCCCGAACCGAATCCTTGCAAACACAAATTGGGGAAACAGTAA